A genomic region of Amphiura filiformis chromosome 6, Afil_fr2py, whole genome shotgun sequence contains the following coding sequences:
- the LOC140154435 gene encoding uncharacterized protein, with translation MTQVCPQFTGSLSYSCTHFILQTKKIIKPPEVSDDDDDDDDITGRSSQAQISTSDEIDEEEMIPTSYQAPAADSDDDDDYQINNDVDKIQDTPTKVPSSDTEDPLDSAVTESKTRSKKRKMVHSCTICNKSFTYKSKLIRHSRVHTGERLYQCNICDKKFIQESYLNVHNRTHTGDKPYKCGYCNASFAQNSMLTVHSRMHTGETPYQCRACGKEFKHGSNFKRHTRMHTGEIPYQCRICGATFTYSGNLQRHLKTLH, from the exons aTGACCCAAGTCTGCCCCCAGTTCACAGGTTCACTATCCTATTCttgtacacattttattttaCAGACAAAGAAAATCATCAAACCACCGGAAgtcagtgatgatgatgatgatgatgatgacattacGGGGAGATCATCTCAAG CTCAAATATCCACCAGTGATGAAATTGATGAGGAAGAGATGATACCCACATCTTATCAGGCACCTGCAGCTgattctgatgatgatgatgattaccaAATCAACAATGATGTAGACAAAATACAAGATACACCCACCAAAGTGCCCTCATCAGACACAGAGGATCCACTTGACTCAGCAGTCACAGAATCAAAGACCCGATCAAAGAAGAGGAAAATGGTTCATAGCTGTACgatttgcaacaaatcattcactTACAAAAGCAAACTCATACGACACAGTAGAGTGCATACAGGAGAAAGGCTATATCAGTGTAATATATGTGACAAGAAATTCATACAGGAGAGTTATCTAAATGTCCACAACAGAACTCACACAGGAGACAAACCATATAAATGTGGATATTGCAATGCATCGTTTGCACAAAATTCTATGCTTACGGTGCATTCAAGAATGCATACAGGAGAGACACCATATCAGTGCAGGGCATGTGGCAAAGAATTCAAACATGGGAGTAACTTTAAAAGACATACAAGAATGCATACAGGAGAAATACCGTATCAATGTAGAATATGTGGCGCCACATTCACATATTCAGGTAATCTACAAAGACATTTGAAAACCCTGCACTAG
- the LOC140154436 gene encoding uncharacterized protein has product MGSPVSAIIANLFMEWLEKKAIATAPLECKPGYKSFVDDVLEIIKKGTTGQLTEHLNTVDTTGNIKFTFEEECEGKIPFLDTLIVRKEDGTVKLLVYRKKTHTDQYINFDSQHPLHQKIGVIRSLLDRMHSIVSEDKDKEEEESRIRKAVTNCGYPKWAFDKAKQQVEGKAEVKKNKEQKNATQETETKGMVVIPYVEEVEVELEVVM; this is encoded by the exons ATGGGTAGCCCGGTTAGCGCAATAATCGCTAACCTTTTCATGGAGTGGTTGGAGAAGAAGGCTATCGCCACCGCACCGCTAGAATGTAAACCCGGCTATAAATCGTTCGTCGATGATGTTCTGGAGATTATTAAGAAAGGCACTACTGGACAACTGACGGAGCACTTGAACACCGTTGACACCACAGGTAACATAAAGTTTACCTTTGAGGAAGAGTGCGAGGGCAAGATCCCCTTCTTAGATACGCTGATTGTGAGAAAGGAAGATGGAACAGTAAAGCTCTTGGTCTACAGAAAGAAAACTCATACGGATCAATACATAAATTTTGATTCGCAACACCCACTTCATCAAAAGATCGGCGTCATAAGGTCATTGCTCGACAGAATGCATTCCATCGTGTCGGAAGATAAGGATAAGGAGGAAGAAGAGAGTAGAATCAGAAAGGCAGTCACCAATTGCGGTTATCCAAAGTGGGCGTTTGATAAGGCGAAACAACAGGTTGAAGGTAAAGCGGAAGTGAAGAAGAACAAAGAGCAAAAGAACGCCACCCAGGAGACGGAAACTAAGGGCATGGTGGTAATTCCATACGTGGAAG aagtagaagtagaattagaagtagtgatgtaa